Proteins from a single region of Hordeum vulgare subsp. vulgare chromosome 6H, MorexV3_pseudomolecules_assembly, whole genome shotgun sequence:
- the LOC123402350 gene encoding RING-H2 finger protein ATL66-like: MAQVWAVFLAVGSLAIGMLGVLGVWLCYLFQAVALGPPPAPPPAPPPETVDDDDKNGLSEAELRQLGGVVQAEAADGEEEEEEVLCPICLDAMEPGRAVRVLPGCNRAFHQDCVDRWLAISPRCPVCNIWATPQSPQASPRTAKAVPGPGC, encoded by the coding sequence ATGGCGCAGGTCTGGGCGGTGTTCCTGGCCGTGGGGTCGCTCGCCATCGGCATGCTCGGGGTGCTCGGCGTCTGGCTCTGCTACCTGTTCCAGGCCGTGGCGCTGGGCCCGCCGCCCGCCCCGCCGCCCGCCCCGCCGCCCGAGAcggtcgacgacgacgacaagaacgggCTATCAGAGGCCGAGCTGAGGCAGCTGGGCGGGGTCGTCCAGGCGGAGGCCgcggacggcgaggaggaggaggaggaggtcctcTGCCCCATCTGCCTCGACGCCATGGAGCCCGGCCGCGCCGTGCGCGTCCTCCCCGGCTGCAACCGCGCATTCCACCAGGACTGCGTCGACCGGTGGCTGGCCATCTCGCCGCGCTGCCCCGTGTGCAACATCTGGGCCACGCCGCAGTCGCCGCAGGCCTCGCCGAGGACGGCCAAGGCTGTTCCAGGTCCAGGGTGCTGA
- the LOC123403537 gene encoding uncharacterized protein LOC123403537: protein MAQFLDLRAFILRARVLKFYRQALRMTRRAPEHARDELRQTVRAEIEKNRHCDDKQKIKFLISEGLQRLKGLDEMLDMTGNG from the exons ATGGCTCAATTCCTGGATTTACGGGCTTTTATTTTGCGTGCGCGTGTCCTCAAATTTTATAGGCAGGCACTGCGTATGACTCGCCGAGCCCCTGAACATGCTCGTG ATGAGTTGAGGCAGACAGTACGGGCAGAGATTGAAAAAAATCGCCATTGTGATGATAAGCAAAAGATTAAGTTTTTAATTAGTGAAGGACTACAGAGATTGAAGGGTCTTGATGAGATGCTTGACATGACAGGAAACGGATAA